The following coding sequences are from one Ursus arctos isolate Adak ecotype North America unplaced genomic scaffold, UrsArc2.0 scaffold_23, whole genome shotgun sequence window:
- the ANKRD13D gene encoding ankyrin repeat domain-containing protein 13D isoform X1, which translates to MAGPGPTFPLHRLVWANRHRELEAALHSRQHDIEQEDPRGRTPLELAVSLGNLESVRVLLRHNANVGKESCQGWAVLQEAVSTGDPEMVQLVLQYRDYQRATQRLAGIPELLNKLRQVQQGTEAPDFYVEMKWEFTSWVPLVSKMCPSDVYRVWKRGESLRVDTSLLGFEHMTWQRGRRSFIFRGQEAGALVMEVDHDRQVVHTETLGLALLEPEALLAAMRPSEEHVASRLTSPIVSTHLDTRNVAFERNKCGIWGWRSEKMETVSGYEAKVYSATNVELVTRTRTEHLSDQDKSRSKGGKTPFQSFLGMAQQHSSHSGAPVQQAASPTNPTAISPSEYFDPNFSLESRNIGRPIEMSSKVQRFKATLWLSEEHPLSLGDQVTPIIDLMAISNAHFAKLRDFITLRLPPGFPVKIEIPLFHVLNARITFSNLCGCDEPLSSVWVPAPGSGSPASGSPFPCEVDPAVFEVPEGYSVLGAERSEPLRDEDDDLLQFAIRQSLLEAGAEAEQVTVWEALTNTRPGAHPPPQAAAYEEQLQLERALQESLQMSTEPSGPESPHRTPPSLAPPSFEEQLRLALELSSREQEERERRGQQEEEDLQRILQLSLTEH; encoded by the exons ATGGCCGGCCCGGGCCCCACCTTCCCGCTGCACCGGCTCGTCTGGGCGAACCGGCACCGCGAACTGGAGGCCGCGCTGCACAGCCGCCAG CACGACATTGAACAGGAAGACCCCCGGGGGCGCACTCCCCTGGAGCTGGCCGTGTCCCTGGGGAACCTGGAGTCTGTGAGAGTCCTCCTTCGACACAATGCCAATGTGGGCAAAGAGAGCTGCCAGGGCTGGGCAG TCCTGCAGGAGGCAGTCAGCACTGGGGACCCCGAGATGGTACAATTGGTGCTCCAGTATCGGGACTACCAGAGGGCCACGCAGAGGCTGGCTGGCATTCCGGAATTGCTCAACAAACTCCGCCAGGTacagcaggggacagag GCCCCCGATTTCTACGTGGAGATGAAGTGGGAGTTCACCAGCTGGG TGCCCCTCGTGTCCAAGATGTGCCCCAGCGACGTGTACCGAGTGTGGAAGCGGGGGGAGAGCCTGCGGGTGGACACCAGTCTCCTGGGCTTCGAGCACATGACCTGGCAGCGCGGCAGGAGGAGCTTTATCTTCAGGGGCCAGG aggcaggagcctTGGTGATGGAAGTGGACCACGACCGGCAGGTGGTGCACACCGAGACGCTGGGGCTCGCCCTGCTTGAGCCCGAAGCGCTGCTGGCCGCCATGCGGCCCAGTGAAGAGCACGTGGCCAGTCGGCTCACCTCTCCTATCGTCTCCACCCACCTGGACACGCGCAACGTGGCCTTCGAGAG GAACAAATGTGGTATCTGGGGCTGGCGGTCTGAGAAGATGGAAACCGTTAGCGGCTACGAGGCCAAG gtCTACAGTGCCACCAATGTGGAGCTGGTGACACGCACTCGCACGGAGCACCTCTCTGATCAGGACAAGTCGAGGAGCAAAG GAGGGAAGACTCCATTCCAGTCCTTCCTCGGGATGGCCCAGCAGCACTCCTCCCACAGCGGG gctcctgtgCAGCAGGCCGCCAGCCCCACCAACCCCACAGCCATTTCCCCCAGTGAATACTTCGATCCCAACTTCAGCCTGGAGTCGAGGAACATCGGCCGCCCCATTGAGATGTCCAGCAAAGTACAGAG GTTCAAGGCCACGCTGTGGCTGAGCGAGGAGCACCCGCTCTCCCTGGGCGACCAGGTGACGCCCATCATTGACCTGATGGCCATCAGCAATGCTCACTTTGCCAAGCTGCGTGACTTCATCACCCTGCGCCTTCCCCCCGGCTTCCCAGTCAAGATTG AGATTCCCCTTTTCCACGTGCTCAATGCCCGCATCACCTTCAGCAACCTGTGCGGCTGTGACGAGCCCCTGAGCTCGGTGTGGGTGCCGGCCCCCGGCTCTGGCAGCCCGGCATCAG GGAGCCCTTTCCCGTGTGAGGTGGACCCCGCCGTGTTTGAGGTGCCCGAGGGGTACAGTGTGCTGGGCGCAGAGCGCAGCGAGCCCCTTCGCGACGAGGACGACGACCTGCTACAGTTTGCCATCCGGCAGAGCCTGCTGGAGGCGGGCGCAGAAGCCGAGCAG GTGACTGTCTGGGAAGCCCTGACCAACACCCGACCTGgtgcccaccctcctccccaggccgCCGCGTATGAGGAGCAGCTTCAGCTGGAGCG GGCCCTCCAAGAAAGCCTGCAGATGTCCACAGAGCCCAGCGGCCCAGAATCCCCTCACAGGACACCCCCATCCCTGGCCCCCCCAAGCTTTGAGGAGCAGCTGCGCCTGGCCCTGGAGTTGTCTTCgagggagcaggaggagcgggaacgacgggggcagcaggaggaggaagacttACAGAGGATCCTGCAGCTCTCGCTCACGGAGCACTGA
- the ANKRD13D gene encoding ankyrin repeat domain-containing protein 13D isoform X2, whose protein sequence is MAGPGPTFPLHRLVWANRHRELEAALHSRQHDIEQEDPRGRTPLELAVSLGNLESVRVLLRHNANVGKESCQGWAVLQEAVSTGDPEMVQLVLQYRDYQRATQRLAGIPELLNKLRQAPDFYVEMKWEFTSWVPLVSKMCPSDVYRVWKRGESLRVDTSLLGFEHMTWQRGRRSFIFRGQEAGALVMEVDHDRQVVHTETLGLALLEPEALLAAMRPSEEHVASRLTSPIVSTHLDTRNVAFERNKCGIWGWRSEKMETVSGYEAKVYSATNVELVTRTRTEHLSDQDKSRSKGGKTPFQSFLGMAQQHSSHSGAPVQQAASPTNPTAISPSEYFDPNFSLESRNIGRPIEMSSKVQRFKATLWLSEEHPLSLGDQVTPIIDLMAISNAHFAKLRDFITLRLPPGFPVKIEIPLFHVLNARITFSNLCGCDEPLSSVWVPAPGSGSPASGSPFPCEVDPAVFEVPEGYSVLGAERSEPLRDEDDDLLQFAIRQSLLEAGAEAEQVTVWEALTNTRPGAHPPPQAAAYEEQLQLERALQESLQMSTEPSGPESPHRTPPSLAPPSFEEQLRLALELSSREQEERERRGQQEEEDLQRILQLSLTEH, encoded by the exons ATGGCCGGCCCGGGCCCCACCTTCCCGCTGCACCGGCTCGTCTGGGCGAACCGGCACCGCGAACTGGAGGCCGCGCTGCACAGCCGCCAG CACGACATTGAACAGGAAGACCCCCGGGGGCGCACTCCCCTGGAGCTGGCCGTGTCCCTGGGGAACCTGGAGTCTGTGAGAGTCCTCCTTCGACACAATGCCAATGTGGGCAAAGAGAGCTGCCAGGGCTGGGCAG TCCTGCAGGAGGCAGTCAGCACTGGGGACCCCGAGATGGTACAATTGGTGCTCCAGTATCGGGACTACCAGAGGGCCACGCAGAGGCTGGCTGGCATTCCGGAATTGCTCAACAAACTCCGCCAG GCCCCCGATTTCTACGTGGAGATGAAGTGGGAGTTCACCAGCTGGG TGCCCCTCGTGTCCAAGATGTGCCCCAGCGACGTGTACCGAGTGTGGAAGCGGGGGGAGAGCCTGCGGGTGGACACCAGTCTCCTGGGCTTCGAGCACATGACCTGGCAGCGCGGCAGGAGGAGCTTTATCTTCAGGGGCCAGG aggcaggagcctTGGTGATGGAAGTGGACCACGACCGGCAGGTGGTGCACACCGAGACGCTGGGGCTCGCCCTGCTTGAGCCCGAAGCGCTGCTGGCCGCCATGCGGCCCAGTGAAGAGCACGTGGCCAGTCGGCTCACCTCTCCTATCGTCTCCACCCACCTGGACACGCGCAACGTGGCCTTCGAGAG GAACAAATGTGGTATCTGGGGCTGGCGGTCTGAGAAGATGGAAACCGTTAGCGGCTACGAGGCCAAG gtCTACAGTGCCACCAATGTGGAGCTGGTGACACGCACTCGCACGGAGCACCTCTCTGATCAGGACAAGTCGAGGAGCAAAG GAGGGAAGACTCCATTCCAGTCCTTCCTCGGGATGGCCCAGCAGCACTCCTCCCACAGCGGG gctcctgtgCAGCAGGCCGCCAGCCCCACCAACCCCACAGCCATTTCCCCCAGTGAATACTTCGATCCCAACTTCAGCCTGGAGTCGAGGAACATCGGCCGCCCCATTGAGATGTCCAGCAAAGTACAGAG GTTCAAGGCCACGCTGTGGCTGAGCGAGGAGCACCCGCTCTCCCTGGGCGACCAGGTGACGCCCATCATTGACCTGATGGCCATCAGCAATGCTCACTTTGCCAAGCTGCGTGACTTCATCACCCTGCGCCTTCCCCCCGGCTTCCCAGTCAAGATTG AGATTCCCCTTTTCCACGTGCTCAATGCCCGCATCACCTTCAGCAACCTGTGCGGCTGTGACGAGCCCCTGAGCTCGGTGTGGGTGCCGGCCCCCGGCTCTGGCAGCCCGGCATCAG GGAGCCCTTTCCCGTGTGAGGTGGACCCCGCCGTGTTTGAGGTGCCCGAGGGGTACAGTGTGCTGGGCGCAGAGCGCAGCGAGCCCCTTCGCGACGAGGACGACGACCTGCTACAGTTTGCCATCCGGCAGAGCCTGCTGGAGGCGGGCGCAGAAGCCGAGCAG GTGACTGTCTGGGAAGCCCTGACCAACACCCGACCTGgtgcccaccctcctccccaggccgCCGCGTATGAGGAGCAGCTTCAGCTGGAGCG GGCCCTCCAAGAAAGCCTGCAGATGTCCACAGAGCCCAGCGGCCCAGAATCCCCTCACAGGACACCCCCATCCCTGGCCCCCCCAAGCTTTGAGGAGCAGCTGCGCCTGGCCCTGGAGTTGTCTTCgagggagcaggaggagcgggaacgacgggggcagcaggaggaggaagacttACAGAGGATCCTGCAGCTCTCGCTCACGGAGCACTGA
- the SSH3 gene encoding protein phosphatase Slingshot homolog 3 isoform X1 has translation MALVTVSRSPPASGHSTPVGPTQDQASKQKSWLQRRQSFAVLHGAVLRLQDGEDKDEAAEAGPEVVERPPGEEQPHGDQTDDGHGPQSPRKQEQSQHLHLMVELLRPQDDIRLAAQLEATRPPRLRYLLVVSTREHLSQDETVLLGVDFPDSSSPSCTLGLVLPLWSDTQVYLDGDGGFSVTSGGQSRIFKPISIQTMWATLQVLHQACEAALGSGLVPGGSALAWAGHYQERLSSDRSCVNEWMAMADLESLRPPSAEPGRPSEQVQMEQAIRAELWEVLDTSDLESVTSKEIRQALELRLGRPLQQYRDFIDNQMLLLMAQQDRASRIFPHLYLGSEWNAANLEELQRNRVSHILNMAREIDNFYPERFIYHNVRLWDEESAQLLPHWKETHRFVEDARAQGTRVLVHCKMGVSRSAATVVAYAMKQYGWSLEQALRHVQELRPIARPNPGFLRQLQTYQGILTASRQSHLWEQKAGGVSPEEPLVPDVSTPLPPLPPEPGGSGEVKAMGLQESHAAPKEEPGPRPRINLRGVMRSISLLEPSSEPESTSGASDPPEVFSSNESSEEDPPEPFPQLSKAEGGRRGRKGPWPALKSRQSVVALNSAALVATRTQAFQEQGEAGSSSTPRVRGKVVRQASVDGSGEEGEA, from the exons ATGGCTCTGGTCACTGTGAGCCGCTCTCCCCCGGCCAGCGGCCACTCCACGCCTGTGGGGCCCACG CAGGACCAGGCATCCAAGCAGAAAAGCTGGCTCCAGCGAAG ACAGAGCTTTGCAGTCCTCCATGGAGCCGTCCTGAGACTGCAGGATGGAGAAGACAAGGACGAAGCGGCTGAAGCTGGCCCTGAGGTGGTGGAGAGACCCCCAGGTGAAGAACAGCCCCATGGGGACCAGACGGATGATGGGCATGGGCCGCAGAGCCCCAGGAAGCAGGAGCAGAGCCAGCACCTGCATCTTATGGTGGAGCTGCTGAGGCCGCAGGACGACATCCGCCTG GCAGCCCAGCTAGAGGCAACACGGCCCCCTCGGCTCCGCTACCTGCTGGTAGTTTCCACAAGAGAACATCTGAGCCAGGATGAGACCGTCCTCCTGGGGGTGGACTTCCCCGATagcag TTCCCCCAGCTGCACCCTGGGCCTGGTCTTGCCTCTCTGGAGTGACACTCAGGTGTACCTAGATGGGGACGG GGGCTTCAGTGTGACATCTGGTGGGCAAAGCCGAATCTTCAAGCCGATCTCCATCCAGACCATGTG GGCCACGCTCCAGGTGCTGCACCAGGCGTGCGAGGCGGCTCTCGGCAGTGGCCTTGTGCCGGGGGGCAGCGCCCTGGCCTGGGCTGGACACTACCAGGAGAGGCTGAGCTCGGACCGGAGCTGCGTCAACGAGTGGATGGCCATGGCCGATCTGGAGTCTCTGCGGCCTCCCAGCGCCGAGCCTGGCCG GCCCTCAGAACAGGTGCAGATGGAGCAGGCGATCCGGGCTGAGCTGTGGGAGGTGCTGGACACCAGTGACCTGGAGAGCGTCACTTCCAAAGAG ATCCGCCAGGCCCTGGAGCTGCGCCTGGGCCGGCCGCTCCAACAGTACCGGGACTTCATCGACAACCAGATGCTGCTGCTCATGGCCCAGCAGGACCGCGCCTCCCGCATCTTCCCCCACCTCTACCTG GGCTCAGAGTGGAACGCGGCCAACCTGGAGGAGCTGCAGAGAAATAG GGTCAGCCACATCTTGAACATGGCCCGCGAGATCGACAACTTCTACCCCGAGCGTTTCATCTACCACAACGTGCGCCTCTGGGACGAGGAGTCGGCCCAGCTGCTGCCCCACTGGAAGGAGACGCACCGCTTCGTGGAGGACGCAAG AGCGCAGGGCACCCGGGTGCTGGTCCACTGCAAGATGGGCGTCAGCCGCTCCGCCGCCACCGTGGTCGCTTACGCCATGAAGCAGTACGGCTGGAGCCTGGAGCAGGCCCTGCGCCACGTGCAGGAGCTGCGGCCCATCGCCCGCCCCAACCCCGGCTTTCTGCGCCAGCTGCAGACCTACCAGGGCATCCTGACCGCCAG CCGGCAGAGCCATCTGTGGGAGCAGAAAGCGGGTGGGGTctccccagaggagcccctcgtCCCGGATGTCTCTACACCATTGCCACCTCTTCCGCCAGAGccggggggcagtggggaggtgaAGGCTATGGGTTTGCAGGAGAGCCACGCGGCCCCGAAAGAAGAGCCTGGGCCACGGCCCCGTATCAACCTCCGAGGGGTCATGAGGTCCATCAGCCTCCTGGAACCTTCCTCAGAGCCGGAAAGCACCTCAGGGGCCAGTGATCCGCCGGAG GTGTTTTCGTCAAATGAATCTTCAGAGGAAGACCCTCCAGAGCCCTTCCCGCAGCTCTCGAAGGCCGAGGGAGGCAGGCGGGGTCGCAAGGGGCCTTGGCCTGCCCTGAAGTCCCGCCAGTCTGTGGTTGCCCTCAATAGCGCCGCCCTGGTGGCCACGCGGACCCAGGCCttccaggagcagggggaggccgGCTCTTCCTCCACACCCAGGGTCCGGGGGAAGGTGGTGAGGCAGGCCAGCGTGGatggcagtggggaggagggtgaggccTGA
- the ANKRD13D gene encoding ankyrin repeat domain-containing protein 13D isoform X3 has translation MAGPGPTFPLHRLVWANRHRELEAALHSRQHDIEQEDPRGRTPLELAVSLGNLESVRVLLRHNANVGKESCQGWAVLQEAVSTGDPEMVQLVLQYRDYQRATQRLAGIPELLNKLRQVQQGTEAPDFYVEMKWEFTSWVPLVSKMCPSDVYRVWKRGESLRVDTSLLGFEHMTWQRGRRSFIFRGQEAGALVMEVDHDRQVVHTETLGLALLEPEALLAAMRPSEEHVASRLTSPIVSTHLDTRNVAFERNKCGIWGWRSEKMETVSGYEAKVYSATNVELVTRTRTEHLSDQDKSRSKGGKTPFQSFLGMAQQHSSHSGAPVQQAASPTNPTAISPSEYFDPNFSLESRNIGRPIEMSSKVQRFKATLWLSEEHPLSLGDQVTPIIDLMAISNAHFAKLRDFITLRLPPGFPVKIEIPLFHVLNARITFSNLCGCDEPLSSVWVPAPGSGSPASGSPFPCEVDPAVFEVPEGYSVLGAERSEPLRDEDDDLLQFAIRQSLLEAGAEAEQAAAYEEQLQLERALQESLQMSTEPSGPESPHRTPPSLAPPSFEEQLRLALELSSREQEERERRGQQEEEDLQRILQLSLTEH, from the exons ATGGCCGGCCCGGGCCCCACCTTCCCGCTGCACCGGCTCGTCTGGGCGAACCGGCACCGCGAACTGGAGGCCGCGCTGCACAGCCGCCAG CACGACATTGAACAGGAAGACCCCCGGGGGCGCACTCCCCTGGAGCTGGCCGTGTCCCTGGGGAACCTGGAGTCTGTGAGAGTCCTCCTTCGACACAATGCCAATGTGGGCAAAGAGAGCTGCCAGGGCTGGGCAG TCCTGCAGGAGGCAGTCAGCACTGGGGACCCCGAGATGGTACAATTGGTGCTCCAGTATCGGGACTACCAGAGGGCCACGCAGAGGCTGGCTGGCATTCCGGAATTGCTCAACAAACTCCGCCAGGTacagcaggggacagag GCCCCCGATTTCTACGTGGAGATGAAGTGGGAGTTCACCAGCTGGG TGCCCCTCGTGTCCAAGATGTGCCCCAGCGACGTGTACCGAGTGTGGAAGCGGGGGGAGAGCCTGCGGGTGGACACCAGTCTCCTGGGCTTCGAGCACATGACCTGGCAGCGCGGCAGGAGGAGCTTTATCTTCAGGGGCCAGG aggcaggagcctTGGTGATGGAAGTGGACCACGACCGGCAGGTGGTGCACACCGAGACGCTGGGGCTCGCCCTGCTTGAGCCCGAAGCGCTGCTGGCCGCCATGCGGCCCAGTGAAGAGCACGTGGCCAGTCGGCTCACCTCTCCTATCGTCTCCACCCACCTGGACACGCGCAACGTGGCCTTCGAGAG GAACAAATGTGGTATCTGGGGCTGGCGGTCTGAGAAGATGGAAACCGTTAGCGGCTACGAGGCCAAG gtCTACAGTGCCACCAATGTGGAGCTGGTGACACGCACTCGCACGGAGCACCTCTCTGATCAGGACAAGTCGAGGAGCAAAG GAGGGAAGACTCCATTCCAGTCCTTCCTCGGGATGGCCCAGCAGCACTCCTCCCACAGCGGG gctcctgtgCAGCAGGCCGCCAGCCCCACCAACCCCACAGCCATTTCCCCCAGTGAATACTTCGATCCCAACTTCAGCCTGGAGTCGAGGAACATCGGCCGCCCCATTGAGATGTCCAGCAAAGTACAGAG GTTCAAGGCCACGCTGTGGCTGAGCGAGGAGCACCCGCTCTCCCTGGGCGACCAGGTGACGCCCATCATTGACCTGATGGCCATCAGCAATGCTCACTTTGCCAAGCTGCGTGACTTCATCACCCTGCGCCTTCCCCCCGGCTTCCCAGTCAAGATTG AGATTCCCCTTTTCCACGTGCTCAATGCCCGCATCACCTTCAGCAACCTGTGCGGCTGTGACGAGCCCCTGAGCTCGGTGTGGGTGCCGGCCCCCGGCTCTGGCAGCCCGGCATCAG GGAGCCCTTTCCCGTGTGAGGTGGACCCCGCCGTGTTTGAGGTGCCCGAGGGGTACAGTGTGCTGGGCGCAGAGCGCAGCGAGCCCCTTCGCGACGAGGACGACGACCTGCTACAGTTTGCCATCCGGCAGAGCCTGCTGGAGGCGGGCGCAGAAGCCGAGCAG gccgCCGCGTATGAGGAGCAGCTTCAGCTGGAGCG GGCCCTCCAAGAAAGCCTGCAGATGTCCACAGAGCCCAGCGGCCCAGAATCCCCTCACAGGACACCCCCATCCCTGGCCCCCCCAAGCTTTGAGGAGCAGCTGCGCCTGGCCCTGGAGTTGTCTTCgagggagcaggaggagcgggaacgacgggggcagcaggaggaggaagacttACAGAGGATCCTGCAGCTCTCGCTCACGGAGCACTGA
- the SSH3 gene encoding protein phosphatase Slingshot homolog 3 isoform X2, with product MALVTVSRSPPASGHSTPVGPTQDQASKQKSWLQRRQSFAVLHGAVLRLQDGEDKDEAAEAGPEVVERPPGEEQPHGDQTDDGHGPQSPRKQEQSQHLHLMVELLRPQDDIRLAAQLEATRPPRLRYLLVVSTREHLSQDETVLLGVDFPDSSSPSCTLGLVLPLWSDTQVYLDGDGATLQVLHQACEAALGSGLVPGGSALAWAGHYQERLSSDRSCVNEWMAMADLESLRPPSAEPGRPSEQVQMEQAIRAELWEVLDTSDLESVTSKEIRQALELRLGRPLQQYRDFIDNQMLLLMAQQDRASRIFPHLYLGSEWNAANLEELQRNRVSHILNMAREIDNFYPERFIYHNVRLWDEESAQLLPHWKETHRFVEDARAQGTRVLVHCKMGVSRSAATVVAYAMKQYGWSLEQALRHVQELRPIARPNPGFLRQLQTYQGILTASRQSHLWEQKAGGVSPEEPLVPDVSTPLPPLPPEPGGSGEVKAMGLQESHAAPKEEPGPRPRINLRGVMRSISLLEPSSEPESTSGASDPPEVFSSNESSEEDPPEPFPQLSKAEGGRRGRKGPWPALKSRQSVVALNSAALVATRTQAFQEQGEAGSSSTPRVRGKVVRQASVDGSGEEGEA from the exons ATGGCTCTGGTCACTGTGAGCCGCTCTCCCCCGGCCAGCGGCCACTCCACGCCTGTGGGGCCCACG CAGGACCAGGCATCCAAGCAGAAAAGCTGGCTCCAGCGAAG ACAGAGCTTTGCAGTCCTCCATGGAGCCGTCCTGAGACTGCAGGATGGAGAAGACAAGGACGAAGCGGCTGAAGCTGGCCCTGAGGTGGTGGAGAGACCCCCAGGTGAAGAACAGCCCCATGGGGACCAGACGGATGATGGGCATGGGCCGCAGAGCCCCAGGAAGCAGGAGCAGAGCCAGCACCTGCATCTTATGGTGGAGCTGCTGAGGCCGCAGGACGACATCCGCCTG GCAGCCCAGCTAGAGGCAACACGGCCCCCTCGGCTCCGCTACCTGCTGGTAGTTTCCACAAGAGAACATCTGAGCCAGGATGAGACCGTCCTCCTGGGGGTGGACTTCCCCGATagcag TTCCCCCAGCTGCACCCTGGGCCTGGTCTTGCCTCTCTGGAGTGACACTCAGGTGTACCTAGATGGGGACGG GGCCACGCTCCAGGTGCTGCACCAGGCGTGCGAGGCGGCTCTCGGCAGTGGCCTTGTGCCGGGGGGCAGCGCCCTGGCCTGGGCTGGACACTACCAGGAGAGGCTGAGCTCGGACCGGAGCTGCGTCAACGAGTGGATGGCCATGGCCGATCTGGAGTCTCTGCGGCCTCCCAGCGCCGAGCCTGGCCG GCCCTCAGAACAGGTGCAGATGGAGCAGGCGATCCGGGCTGAGCTGTGGGAGGTGCTGGACACCAGTGACCTGGAGAGCGTCACTTCCAAAGAG ATCCGCCAGGCCCTGGAGCTGCGCCTGGGCCGGCCGCTCCAACAGTACCGGGACTTCATCGACAACCAGATGCTGCTGCTCATGGCCCAGCAGGACCGCGCCTCCCGCATCTTCCCCCACCTCTACCTG GGCTCAGAGTGGAACGCGGCCAACCTGGAGGAGCTGCAGAGAAATAG GGTCAGCCACATCTTGAACATGGCCCGCGAGATCGACAACTTCTACCCCGAGCGTTTCATCTACCACAACGTGCGCCTCTGGGACGAGGAGTCGGCCCAGCTGCTGCCCCACTGGAAGGAGACGCACCGCTTCGTGGAGGACGCAAG AGCGCAGGGCACCCGGGTGCTGGTCCACTGCAAGATGGGCGTCAGCCGCTCCGCCGCCACCGTGGTCGCTTACGCCATGAAGCAGTACGGCTGGAGCCTGGAGCAGGCCCTGCGCCACGTGCAGGAGCTGCGGCCCATCGCCCGCCCCAACCCCGGCTTTCTGCGCCAGCTGCAGACCTACCAGGGCATCCTGACCGCCAG CCGGCAGAGCCATCTGTGGGAGCAGAAAGCGGGTGGGGTctccccagaggagcccctcgtCCCGGATGTCTCTACACCATTGCCACCTCTTCCGCCAGAGccggggggcagtggggaggtgaAGGCTATGGGTTTGCAGGAGAGCCACGCGGCCCCGAAAGAAGAGCCTGGGCCACGGCCCCGTATCAACCTCCGAGGGGTCATGAGGTCCATCAGCCTCCTGGAACCTTCCTCAGAGCCGGAAAGCACCTCAGGGGCCAGTGATCCGCCGGAG GTGTTTTCGTCAAATGAATCTTCAGAGGAAGACCCTCCAGAGCCCTTCCCGCAGCTCTCGAAGGCCGAGGGAGGCAGGCGGGGTCGCAAGGGGCCTTGGCCTGCCCTGAAGTCCCGCCAGTCTGTGGTTGCCCTCAATAGCGCCGCCCTGGTGGCCACGCGGACCCAGGCCttccaggagcagggggaggccgGCTCTTCCTCCACACCCAGGGTCCGGGGGAAGGTGGTGAGGCAGGCCAGCGTGGatggcagtggggaggagggtgaggccTGA